The following coding sequences are from one Thermostaphylospora chromogena window:
- the hisH gene encoding imidazole glycerol phosphate synthase subunit HisH — protein MVVNVVVLDYGSGNLRSAERALARVGADVQVTSDFDTAFECDGLVVPGVGAFAACMAGLTRVRGEQLISRRLAAGRPVLGICVGMQILFEEGVEHGVRTAGCGEWPGTVERLKAPVLPHMGWNTVSAPEGSVLFAGLDADTRFYFVHSYGVRRWELTAGPGFAEPKVAWAEHGEPFVAAAENGPLAATQFHPEKSGDAGATLLENWLRAIT, from the coding sequence CTGGTGGTGAACGTCGTCGTGCTCGACTACGGGTCGGGCAACCTGCGCTCCGCCGAGCGGGCGCTGGCCCGGGTGGGGGCCGACGTCCAGGTGACGTCCGACTTCGACACCGCGTTCGAATGCGACGGTCTGGTCGTGCCCGGGGTGGGCGCGTTCGCCGCGTGCATGGCCGGGCTCACCCGCGTGCGCGGAGAACAACTGATCTCCCGCCGTCTGGCCGCCGGACGGCCGGTGCTGGGCATCTGCGTCGGCATGCAGATCCTCTTCGAGGAGGGCGTGGAGCACGGCGTCCGCACCGCCGGCTGCGGCGAGTGGCCGGGCACGGTCGAGCGGCTGAAGGCGCCCGTGCTGCCGCACATGGGATGGAACACCGTCTCCGCCCCCGAGGGATCGGTGCTGTTCGCCGGGCTGGACGCCGACACCCGCTTCTACTTCGTGCACTCCTACGGCGTGCGCCGGTGGGAGCTCACCGCCGGTCCCGGATTCGCCGAGCCGAAGGTGGCCTGGGCGGAGCACGGCGAGCCGTTCGTCGCCGCGGCGGAGAACGGCCCGCTGGCGGCCACCCAGTTCCACCCGGAGAAGTCCGGCGACGCCGGGGCCACCCTGCTGGAGAACTGGCTGCGCGCCATCACGTGA
- a CDS encoding TraR/DksA family transcriptional regulator, translating into MTTSAEGTTLSSVQLAAIREELDEQLLWRNRQLSDLESTVADGTVSETAKAAILAEIAATERNIAAVKRAIDDIAAGVYGRCDDCGIAIPYERLKIRPLARYCVNCQRRQEKR; encoded by the coding sequence ATGACCACCAGCGCAGAAGGCACCACGCTGAGCAGCGTGCAGCTCGCGGCCATCCGCGAGGAGCTTGACGAGCAACTGCTCTGGCGGAACAGGCAGCTCTCCGATCTGGAGAGCACCGTGGCGGATGGCACGGTGAGCGAGACCGCCAAGGCCGCGATCCTCGCTGAGATCGCCGCCACCGAGCGCAACATCGCCGCCGTGAAGCGGGCTATCGACGACATCGCGGCCGGTGTCTACGGACGCTGCGACGACTGCGGCATAGCCATCCCGTACGAACGGCTCAAGATCAGGCCGCTCGCCCGTTACTGCGTCAACTGCCAGCGTCGCCAGGAGAAGCGGTGA
- the priA gene encoding bifunctional 1-(5-phosphoribosyl)-5-((5-phosphoribosylamino)methylideneamino)imidazole-4-carboxamide isomerase/phosphoribosylanthranilate isomerase PriA codes for MSLVLLPAVDVADGQAVRLVQGEAGTETSYGDPLAAALAWQEAGAEWIHLVDLDAAFGRGSNRELLASVVRALDVNVELSGGIRDDESLEAALATGCRRVNIGTAALENPAWCSKIISEYGDRIAVGLDVRGTTLAARGWTREGGDLWEVLDRLEADGCPRYVVTDVTKDGTLRGPNIELLRQVCARTDKPVIASGGVSSLDDLRAIAELVPEGVEGAIVGKALYAGAFTLEEALAAVR; via the coding sequence ATGTCGCTCGTGCTGCTGCCCGCCGTAGACGTCGCGGACGGCCAGGCCGTCCGCCTGGTCCAGGGGGAGGCGGGGACCGAGACGTCCTACGGTGACCCGTTGGCCGCCGCCCTGGCCTGGCAGGAGGCGGGCGCGGAGTGGATCCACCTGGTCGATCTCGACGCCGCGTTCGGCCGCGGCTCCAACCGGGAACTGCTGGCCTCGGTGGTGCGGGCGCTGGACGTGAACGTCGAGCTGTCCGGCGGCATCCGCGACGACGAGTCGCTGGAGGCGGCACTGGCCACCGGGTGCCGCAGGGTGAACATCGGTACGGCGGCGCTGGAGAACCCCGCCTGGTGCTCGAAGATCATCTCTGAGTACGGCGATCGCATCGCCGTCGGCCTCGACGTGCGGGGGACCACCCTGGCCGCCCGCGGCTGGACCCGCGAGGGCGGCGACCTGTGGGAGGTGCTGGACCGCCTGGAGGCCGACGGCTGCCCCCGCTACGTGGTGACCGACGTGACCAAGGACGGCACGCTGCGCGGCCCCAACATCGAGCTGCTGCGCCAGGTCTGCGCTCGGACCGACAAACCCGTCATCGCCAGCGGCGGCGTCTCCTCCCTCGACGACCTGCGGGCCATCGCCGAGCTCGTCCCGGAGGGCGTGGAGGGGGCGATCGTGGGCAAGGCGCTGTACGCCGGGGCCTTCACGCTGGAGGAGGCCCTGGCCGCCGTACGCTAG
- the hisF gene encoding imidazole glycerol phosphate synthase subunit HisF yields the protein MSVAVRVIPCLDVDAGRVVKGVNFENLRDAGDPVELARRYDEEGADELTFLDITASSGGRETMYDVVRRTAEQVFIPLTVGGGVRSTDDVDRLLRAGADKVSLNTAAVARPELLTEASRRFGAQCIVLSVDARRVVDGPPTPSGFEVTTHGGRRGTGIDAVEWARRGEELGVGEILLNSMDADGTRDGYDLEMLRAVRAAVSVPVIASGGAGAVEHFAPAVDAGANAVLAASVLHFGQLKIADIKKALREAGHPVR from the coding sequence GTGAGCGTCGCCGTACGTGTCATCCCGTGCCTGGACGTCGACGCCGGGCGCGTGGTGAAAGGCGTCAACTTCGAGAACCTGCGCGACGCCGGAGACCCGGTCGAGTTGGCCCGCCGTTACGACGAGGAGGGCGCCGACGAGCTGACCTTCCTCGACATCACCGCCTCCTCCGGCGGCCGGGAGACCATGTACGACGTGGTCCGCCGCACCGCCGAGCAGGTTTTCATCCCGCTCACCGTGGGCGGCGGGGTGCGCTCCACGGACGACGTGGACCGGCTGCTGCGGGCCGGTGCGGACAAGGTGTCGCTGAACACCGCCGCCGTCGCCCGGCCGGAACTGCTGACGGAGGCGTCGCGGCGGTTCGGCGCGCAGTGCATCGTGCTGTCGGTGGACGCCCGCCGGGTGGTGGACGGCCCGCCCACGCCGAGCGGGTTCGAGGTGACCACGCACGGCGGTCGGCGTGGCACCGGCATCGATGCGGTGGAGTGGGCGCGGCGCGGCGAGGAGCTGGGCGTGGGCGAGATCCTGCTCAACTCGATGGACGCCGACGGTACGCGTGACGGCTACGACCTGGAGATGCTCCGCGCCGTGCGGGCGGCCGTCTCCGTGCCGGTGATCGCCAGCGGCGGCGCGGGGGCCGTGGAGCACTTCGCACCGGCGGTCGACGCGGGCGCGAACGCCGTGCTCGCCGCGAGTGTCCTGCACTTCGGTCAGCTGAAGATCGCGGATATCAAGAAGGCGCTGCGGGAGGCGGGCCACCCCGTTCGCTGA